Genomic DNA from Mobula birostris isolate sMobBir1 chromosome 18, sMobBir1.hap1, whole genome shotgun sequence:
ccttcccacagtctgagcagatgaacggcctctccccagtgtgaacccgctgaTGTATTTTCAATTGAAATGACCTAggaaatccctttccacagtctgagcagacaaatggtctctccccagtgtgaactgattggtgcgtctgtaggttggatgaatgagtgaatcccttcccacacacggagcaggtgaacggtctttctcccgtgtgaactcgctggtgtgtctgtaggtgagatgattgagtgaatccctttccacattcaAAGCAAGTGAACGgcatctctccagtgtgaactcgttggtgctCTTTCAGTTGAGAAGACTGAGTAAATGCCTTTctacattctgagcaggtgaatggcctctccccagtgtgaactcgctgatgtaccttcagttgaaatgaccgaggaaatcctttcccacaatctgagcaggtaaatggcatctccccagtgtgaactgactgatgtgcaTGTAGATTgcataactgagtgaatcccttaccacagtctgagcaggtgaatggtctctctcctgtgtgaagtcgctggtgtctctgtaagttagatgactgagtgaatgccttcccacagtctgagcaagtgaacggcctctccccagtgtgaacccgctgaTGTAACTTCatttgagatgactga
This window encodes:
- the LOC140211775 gene encoding uncharacterized protein gives rise to the protein MPFTCSDCGKGFAQSSQLKVHQRVHTGESPFTCSDCGKAFTQSSHLQTHQRVHTGERPFTCSVCRKGFTQLCHLQTHQSVHTGEKPFTCSECGKGFTQSSQMKLHQRVHTGERPFTCSDCGKAFTQSSNLQRHQRLHTGERPFTCSDCGKGFTQLCNLHAHQSVHTGEMPFTCSDCGKGFPRSFQLKVHQRVHTGERPFTCSECRKAFTQSSQLKEHQRVHTGEMPFTCFECGKGFTQSSHLQTHQRVHTGERPFTCSVCGKGFTHSSNLQTHQSVHTGERPFVCSDCGKGFPRSFQLKIHQRVHTGERPFICSDCGKGFTQSSHLLAHQSVHTGEMPFICSDCGKGFPRSFQLKLHQRIHTGERPFTCSVCGKAFTQSSQLKEHQRIHTGERPFICSECGKGFTQSSNLVSHYRVHTGEKVLKSRIMDI